The following DNA comes from Microbacterium foliorum.
CCGATTCGCGGCGGAAGTCGCCTCGGATCAGCAAATCGATCGATCCTCCACCTGACTCGAAGCCCGCCCGGAATCCGGCGAGACGCTCGTCTGAGGTGAGCACCCCTTCGGCCGCGCCGATCGCGATCGCCGAGCGATAGCCGAGCGACGCCATGCGGCGGCCCAGTGCCTCGGCACCGGCGCGGTTGTCGATCTCGACGTGCCGGTTCTCTGCACTGCCGGCCCCGAACGTGACCACCTGCCCGCCGAACCGGGCGTACTCGGCCAGCTCACGCGAGGTGTCGGAGTCGGTCGGCTCGTTGGTGCGAGAGGCGGCGAGGATCAGGCCCTGAGGTCGCTGTCCGCGCAGCGCTCGCACGATGCGCGCCTCGCGGGCCGGGTCGCGCTCGGTGATCGCGATCGTGACGACGAGACCCTGCTCGTCGGCTCCGCGGGCGACGCCGGCGGCGATGAGGCCGAAGTACGGGTCGGCGATGTCGGCGACGAGCAGTGCGATCACGGGCGAGCTGCCGCGAGCTGTGGCCTGTGCAGACGCGTTCGCCGTGTAGCCCAGCTCGGCCGCCGCCTGCTCGACGCGCTCACGGAAGGACTCGGCGACCTTGCGCTCGGATCCGTTGAGAACACGGGATGCCGTGGCGAGCGAGACCCCGGCCTCACGGGCCACGTCGTGCAGGGTCGGGGCTGCGCCTCGCGAATGCCGCGGCTGACGCA
Coding sequences within:
- a CDS encoding LacI family DNA-binding transcriptional regulator is translated as MSQQESPSRVRQPRHSRGAAPTLHDVAREAGVSLATASRVLNGSERKVAESFRERVEQAAAELGYTANASAQATARGSSPVIALLVADIADPYFGLIAAGVARGADEQGLVVTIAITERDPAREARIVRALRGQRPQGLILAASRTNEPTDSDTSRELAEYARFGGQVVTFGAGSAENRHVEIDNRAGAEALGRRMASLGYRSAIAIGAAEGVLTSDERLAGFRAGFESGGGSIDLLIRGDFRRESGVQAMSAALAEGVEPGTLVFGMSDVVAIGAMSAIRDAGREIGSDIAVCGFDDVPSSSDVTPALTTVRVPLSEVGYQAFRATVDADWQQAALPLEVIVRASTPSIAR